In Calonectris borealis chromosome 8, bCalBor7.hap1.2, whole genome shotgun sequence, the genomic stretch ACACAGCCACACTGCTCTTCGTTAATCCACTCTCACCGTCTGCCtacacaacagcagcagagagTGCAATGTATCTCCTTGCAGCATTCACCCCACTATGGAAGTAATAATGGCTTTTGTGCTTTTTGTACTCTCGGATCCTGACAATCCACGGTCAGTCATATTCATGCACACTGGTGTCTGGTCTGGACTTCCCATCACAGCCAGGTTTCTGGCATAGCTTTAATAAACCATCAAACTACCTATTTTGAAAGCAAgataaggaggaggaagagataaGGTAAGTATGAACTATTTCATGAACTTTGTAAACCGAGAAAACAGGTCACAATTCTGTCCAACCAAGCCTACAACCCTCCTCAAGATGCACGGAAACTGTTCAAAGCATAAATACTCAATGAATGGCAAGCCTCCACAGTGAGGCAGGTTTATTCTCTCTGTAGGAGCTTAAGGAGGGTCTCACTACGTTGCTTGCATTTTGTTTCCATGCACAAGAAGTCTCTGAGATGTATTTATTCCATTTCTACGAAAAAACAATTTCatgcacttaaaagaaaaaaaggagaaagacgGCAGCACAGAAAGTTTTCTTCATTACAAAGTGTTTTTCCATCAGGCAATTATTTATAAGAACTTTTGTTAACACTGGAGTTTAGGCTCTGGAACAAAGTGGATATATTGTTTACTAGCTTTGCCAGTCAATCTTCTCTTACAaaacctctcccttccccctctccttttccaGCCAAGTCAGTCCCTTGAATAGCTCAGGAGTTTCCTTTGTCACCAAGATCTCCTTTTCCACAAATTGTCCCTTCAATAATGCCATCTTCAATATAGTGCCCCGAGGTATCCGTGCTCCTGCAGAGAACTGTCGAGGGGATCCGCGACGAGCGTCTGTCCTGGCTCTTATCCTCAGAGGAGCAGCAAATCATCCTTTTCATGGTACCCCACATCTCATCATCTTTGTATGAATAAATTATTGGATTCATGACAGAGTTCAACAGGGCTAGGAGAAGAAACCACCTTTTAACGTTCTGAATCCCACAGTAGGTGCAGTTCAGACCATCGAGCAGTAAGACGACCAGGCCAGGAGTCCAGCAGACAACAAAAGCACCTAGAAATAAACGAAAAAAAGAGACTTCAAACTGCTAGGGATCTCGGGCTTTTTTGCGTCTTACAAGATTATTGGGTTCATCAAAATtctacacaaaaatgaaaaaagcaagagAGGACAAAAGTCTAATGACAGTAGCAAAATTGTATCTGCTACAGCTTCCCTGCCAAGCCCTGAGCACGAGGTAGGGCAGCTCTCAGAAGGTTGCAGGGAGGAAGAGTCCAGTTGCTGACAGCATCAGCTCAAACACAAGTGGGGAAAGGTCATCACAACAGTGATTTGTCCACGCTGATAAATAAATAAGAGCTTTGGAGCATTAACAAGCAGAGAACTGGCGCTCTGAACGCAGACTTCCTCTCTTCATCTGTCTCTCGTATGCTGGAGGAGAAGAAACCAGGTGGCCCACTTCCACCACTGCCGTGAGATGATCCAAAGAAGAGACAGATCTTCTGTCACACTTCAGCTGACTCTGCAGAGCTATGGGCACGCTGCCCAATTCATAAAACAAGAGTCACATAATTTAAACACGCCCTGGCCAGAAACCCCACAGCTAGTGCAGGGTGCACGCTGCTGCCTGCCACGCACAAGCAGTGCCGGCTCCCGGCCGGAGCAGCAGcccacctctctcctctgctcccgCCCAGCTGTGCGTGCTGGGTACTTGAGACCCAACAACTCGGATCCAGGAAACAAATTCAGTTGTAAATGAAAAGAGATAAAGAAACAAATAGATGAGTTAGCAAAGATGAACCGAAGGACGTAGCagtcagggaaagaaaagaataaaaagcaaaaaaaaagacaaaaaggataAGGAAGTAGGAGTGTAGTCTTGGGGGAACAAGAAAACTCTGCAAGAGAGGCAtttccccaaaacacagcaagaaacCGCAGGACAAGCCCAGGAGCAGCAGAGTTCTTGTGTTTCAGCTGCGAGGCAGGAATGACAACAGCCCCTGTGAGGAAGAATTGAGACACAAGGTGTTAATAAAAGCTGaaagagacaaagcaggacaagACACTCCTCTCTCACCagcccctcaaaaaaaaaaaagaaaaaaaattaaagaaagggGGAGTAAGGAGAAGAGATCTTAGAGTGAAGACAACGTGAAGAAAGCATCAAAACCACAGCTTAGAAGGAAGTTCAATATTGCGTTTGCATCCTTCCATGTTTCTGCACATAAAGAAGGGGTGTGGGCAGgactggtggggagggggaacacCACGACCAAACGCAGCCCTCGGCCACGAGCTTGGGAGGGGCCCTGAActgccccagctgccctcctgccccccggctCCGCAGCCTGTCATCCCGCGCCTTGAGCCCAAGGAAGGAGTAGCCATGTGCATGATAATACTAACTTAGCACAAGCCACAATTGCTGTCTGacatacagaaatagaaaattacaaCTCTGCACAACAGTCACAGTTTGAACAACGCACTGAGGAAATTCCAATCATTTATAACAGCAGAGTTTCCCCTTTTTtgggcttaaaaaaaataatcaaacaaataAGGATGATAGCAGCTACATGCTAAAAAGCTCTCCTGGGGGTGTTGGTATCTGTTCAACAATTTTGGTAGGGAAAGCAAGTccagctcattttttttaaagccactggTTTTCCCATATCTGAGCCGTGCAAGCAAGCAGCGGGAGGGCAGCCTGGCTACGGCAGGACCCAGGCAGCGCCGGAGCCAGGACTCGGCAGCACTCGACTCGGGCATCCCGTCGGCTGTGCTGTGCTCACGGGCTGGCTTCAGCAGCACTGGACACTTCTCCCCATCGAGGATTTTAACGGACGTGGTGCCCATCTGATGGGCAGGCCATAATGGTATATAAAGTGAATTCATGTGATTTAGTAAGCATTAGGATTTCTGAAAAGTGTATCCAGGACAGGGTACCACGGATCTTGCTGCAAATCTATGGTCCTGGAGTCCAGACAAAGTTCAAGCAACTGATTTACTACGTTCCAGGCAATATTGTACAGAACAGAAAGGCAAGAGACCACCtccttcagaaactgcattttctacTCTGCTGTACCAAGATTTTTACGATGCTAAGTACTAATTTCATGGTGTTAGTTTTGAGATACATCAGTAACATTCCTCCATTGCCCACTGGCATCGGGAGCTGCAAGCTCCTACCACAACACTTGTTTTCTCTGGTCAGTCTCTATACTACACACTGGTTTGGCTCCAGTGTGCTGAGTAAGCAGTTGTGACACCAACGCTCTCTTACGGTCTACAACGGAGAAAACACTGTACTGATTTATTGCCCTGGGGTTCACCAGCAAATCCCATCCGTTTTAACAAGCACCAGAACCAGACCACCCAGACAACAATACTGTGTCTAGCTGAGTGTCTCGGTAAGTATTTCGACAGAGAGCTTTCGCTAGCCACCAAGGGTCACTGGCAAAGTCGCCAACACACCAGCTCCATGCAGAAATTAAGATGGTAACAAACTCTCCTTAGAACAAGCACTGAAAGCATTTTGACCACTCGCACCACAAAACAGGCAAGGTCCAACCCTGCCTTCATGGAAGGCGGCAGGAGAGGAAACAGACCCCAGAGCCACATTTAACAAAAGACACAGAAATCTCTCCTtcaaacaaaaccccaagatTGCAGGCAGGATTAGTCTGCGAACTCCTACGATATATCCCTGTCTACCTATACAGGCAAAACCCTAAAAGGTTTCAGTGGCAAAAGTAAGGGAAGGTCAAAGTCATCTGCACATTTCCCCCACCCCACGACTGAAGACAAGGACGGGGACAAAGCAGCGACAGTGTCGGAGTTCCTGGCTAATGCTTTCATGGGGCTGTTGCTTTGACtccaggaaaaatacattttgctgtgTTTGGAGACAACACAAGCGATTCACACCCTGCTCTTAGCACCGCAGAGATGAAAGCAAGGCACGGCTCAGACTCGCAGCCTTGCTCGGATTTTGCTATTTTTACCACAGAGCTTTCAGAGGGAACCATGGTTAAGCATAAATATATACCTTTGTCTTGGCCCTTTGGCAATTTTCTTATTTGCAGACTTTCTATCCCACAGGAGCTCCTTTCCCTGACAAAGTGCCACACtccaaaaagaatttaatttcttggACTCTCTAAAATTCACAGAAGTGACATGAAATATAGCCTGGCCGCAACACGGATCAGAAGAACAGCTCTGAGTCTTCCCACCGGATTATGGGAGATCAGGTGTCACAATGCCTCAAGGTTAGTTTGAGGATTCTCCATTAGATTGAAACATGGATTTTCTTGTGGATTACATCATCTTTGCTTGAAAATGAATTCCTGTGTACCTGGAAGCACTACTGATGCTTCCGCAGCATCACGTCATAAAACTCTGCACATCAAAGCTCTCCCTGAGCATGCCAacgctgagaaaaaaaagagtgcGGTAGCTTCCAGTTGCCTTTGCCACATGTGCACCCGAGTTAAAACAGCAAGTTACCAATTAAACTATAAATTCACTGAAACTGAAAATCATCCGCCCCAAAGCTGCTATTTCAGCAGGAATCTCACTGACAAGTCCAGATGAGCTACCACATACACACCACCTGAAAATCACGTACCcgcacacctgcagccacccttCTCCAAAGCTACAGGCACAGGCTTAGTTAGGACTAGGACTATGCCACAAGGTCAGCCTAAGAGGATTTTAGCCCCTTTCGCTAGGTTTCACATCTTCCAGTTTCAACCAGATAAATTCCTACGGTTTAGCATGCCAAAGGGAAAGCCTTGCTCCTATCCTGCGATGGACCATTTTAGGGGTTATGGTAGAAAAAGGTAGATGACAGGGACCTGAGTCCCAGCTTCTGGAAGGGGCCATCCAAGCCCAAAGGGTGGTGCAAAAAGCCACCCGCAGCTGTGATCACCATGAAGTCACACTGAAACCCAGATTCCCCCAACTCTTAACTGTAGGACCACAGGAGGAGAACACCCAGAGAGGACAGCGATGTTTTGCTGGAGTGGCAGCCAGCCACAGGCCCAGCCTCCCCAAGAAGGGAGGTGGAGGAGTCGGGAGGAGCAGCGTGCCGGCAGCAGCCAGCTACACGCAGCCTCCTTCCAGGGGCAGCAGGATTTTGTCCTGAACCTCCCATGAAACCAACAGAGCGCATTAACGAGAACTCTGGTTCTCATCGTGCTTCATCCAGCAACACAGCATCTTGGAATTGCTTCTAGTTAAGACCGTATCAGGCGTGTACTCCAAagcattttcagatgttttggaaCAAGCCATTAAAAATAACTGCCTTGGGCAAAATCCATGTGCTGCGTATAGCTGTAGGTTGTTGCATCAGTGGATGTAAGCAGAATTTTGGAAGAATCATGCTGGTCACTTGGTGACTCCTTTGGTAATTGGAAAGCCCACAAAACATGCTATTCAGTTTCTAATACATTTTGCACAGTGTGCTTCAATGACTTGGCCAGGAATGCacatttcaaactgttttaaaaaaataaattctcattcCTAGAAATAAACGTTTATAAAAAGCCTCTCAGAGTCAAAACTTGGAGAATTGATATGAAGGAACATGCCAAGATACACTTCCTCTGACACAGGAGTTTGGGGCAGATCTGGCACCCAGCAACACGTGCACTAATTCAACTTCTTTAGAAgcaggctctgttttggttttgtttctgactGACAAAGTAAATATACAAAATTATGATCTCTAAAGTAGCATTCAGGCTTTCTAAGTTAAATTTGCCTGGCCCAGCATACAATACCATTAAATGTTTTGCCCGAATTATAGTTTAATCTGGTGGCTGAAAAGCCATATTCTGTGAGTAAGAGAAAGCTAATGCTGATCTTTAAATCAACCCACAGTCTAAGGCCCCTCTCCCtagtaaaagaaagaataagttgAAAACGAATTTTAAAGTGAGATTTATTTCCAGACAGCAGCACGGCCATGCTGAGCACTGAAGACCTGCCAGAGGCTAAACGAGGAGTTAGCAAACAGCAGCCACCACCACTGTCCTTCCGAGCCCCCCCTCAGCCGGCCGGGTGTCCTCCCCGGCGCGCAGACCACCTCTCTGCTCCGACCTGCAAACGCGCACAGGTGGCTCCGAGAGCTAACAGCACTCACTCAGCACCCTCCAGCTTTGGCTTATACAAATCCAAAGTAATATTaactatataaatatacatataaattagACAAGGCTATGCACgatgatttatttttatgtgacTTCCCAGAAAGCAGCCTGCAGTTCTGCCTTCAATAGAAATGCTCAGagaactgctttttaaaagtgcttttctttttgtctcttcccaATGCAGCAGTTAACTACAGTCTACCCGATGCTTATGCATTAGGGCAGGATCATATTTGGAGCAATTCAGAGTTCTTCTGCAGGGATTTTCTCCTTCCAGGTGGATGGTTTAAGTTTCACTGCACAAGAGCTTCAGGCGGGGCAAAAGATCGAATCTTGCCCCTGCAAGTCCAGCGAGGGACAGGAACAACCACCACGTTGTCTCTCTATAGGTGCCataaaattaaggggaaaaaaggaaggacaaCTGGGGAGGGATTTAGAAGGGAAAGGCTCTGGCAGTAGACAAGCCAACTTCAGAAGACACAGGAGTATAAGTGAGAATCTTGTACTTGCTTGAACCATCAGTCGACTTTCTTTTCCAAGGTCAGGCACTATAAAGTTCAACTGATCTCAGcttctaaagcattttaaaacatcatttggTAGACAAAGGTGTTGTGTACTACAGCACTATcgtttcaggggggaaaaaaaaaaaaaaaaaaaaaaaaaaaaaagaagagaaccaGATACCAGACTCTGCAAACAGCATCCATAGACTGCAAGGGGAAGAGAGTGTCCTCAGCCTGAACTTCCTACCCTGGCAACTCCCACCTCCACGACAAGTGACAGTGTTCTCCCAGAGCGCTCTAGTACTACCGTGCTGCAGAACAACACAACTGGGTCCCAGGTATACATGGACACCAGCTTTCCCAAAAGTTCCAGCTTTCTTGTGCTGGCTCATACAACATCAGAACAGTTGTCAGAGCGGCGAAGCCATATTTGGGGTTTTAGAGTCCCCCACCACCTGAGCCCAGCTTCACAAGTGtcccagtatccccccagtaCCACGCGCAGTGAGCTGCAGGAGCCACGCTCACGTGATGCCTGGCTTCCAGAAAACATCTCACTCAGATTCAAGTCTTCCTGAGGAAAATTGACTGCTACAGCCAGTATTTTGTTCAATGATCAAGCATCCGCTCTGTGCGTCTCTAATTCAATAAGCAGCTACATCACAACTAGCTGATGAAGTGATCTGAGCTGCCCAAACATCAACGGTGTCTCTAGGGCAGAATCCAGGTCAAATCTCATGTTACGATCTAAAGATCCAAGGCCATACTGTATCATCAACTGAAAGTATTTTGCAGTATGCAATCTTCACAGAATGAAGGTGAATTCTCCCCTTGCAAAGCAAGTCTCTGTCAAAGTCACAGACCCACCAGGcatcctctcctttccccagggAAGGTGCGTTTCCAGGGGGAAGAAGTTAGTACGTTTGGGAAACAGCCAAGAGGAAGAAGTGCAAAGAAAACTATCCACATCCAGCCATAGGATTCATGGCCTTGTGCAGATATTAAAgaacattattttgaaaatgttctaCTAGGTAGTTGTGATCTTCACAAGCCTTCCTCCAAAGCGATTTTGtaatccctccccaccccccaaaaaaacctgtaGATAATTTGTGTTTTGTAACAAGCTGCCTACGAAacagagatgcttttcttctaCGTGTTGACCAGTCCTCTACTTTGCATTTCTGTGTGGTGCAACACTTATTTCACTATCTAAAGCAGACAGAAATCTAAATGCCTCCAGCATGTAAAAGTTCAGTgagagtttttttggtttggtttggtttagggggttgaggttttttgttttgtttttttttttaaaaaaaaaaaaacaaaaacaagcaaaaccaaacccattCATTGGCGCTGCCAGCCTTGCACGCCGTGGTTTGCAGTCTCTTACCTAAGAGAGTCATGACAGTCTTCATAAGCTTCACAGGGGTTCTCCTGCGGCTGATGGATCCACTAGTGTGCGACGACAAGACATTAGTTTTCCTCTGGACGTACATGTAGATTCTTATGTAAACCACCACCATAATGAAGAAGACGACTAGGTTTAAGACACTCCAGAACACCAGGTAACTTCTGCTGTAGATAGGCGCCAGGGATGAGCAGGCGGTAATGTCACAGAGGCAGTTCCAACCCAAGGTAGGAACAGCACCCATAAAAATAGCAATGGCCCAAATTGATATAATTAAAAAGGTGACTCTCTTCTTCGTGAGATTACTGTGAATCTTCATCCGCATTATAGACATGTGCCGCTCAACAGCTATGACGAGGAGATTCACCAGGGAAGCTGTCAGGCTGGTGTCCAGAAGACCCTGACGCAAAAACCAGCGGTTAACAGTTAATGTCTTAGACACTGGGCCAGTGTTGAACATCAAGAAGACATAGGCAATTCCAGCAAAAAAGTCTGCAGCAGCTAAGTTGGCCAGGAGAtagtaaaagggaaaatgaaaccTCTTGTTCTTGACCACAGCTGCTATGACCaatgaatttgaaatgaaaatgaagaggcagaaaaatgtCCCAAAACACAGAACAACAATAAGCTTTGGCCCTGTCCACTCATCTACTGTGTCAGTGTTTGTCTTGTTATAGAAAAAGTCCATGCGCTTATCATAGTAGCATTCGTTCATCCTGGATTAAAGTCCCTGCATCCTAGGaagcatggaaaagaaaaaagaaagaaggattaaaaaaaaatcaactattgGTCCTTGCTTCAATCAGCATACCTAAcagcttttttttgggggggagaaggggatgggacagggacatGAGAGGGAATATATGTGGAGGCCTTAAGTAAAAATTCATATTGTACAGCATTAATGCAGAAGAAGGTATTCTGTCCACTGGAGGACTGCAGTGCATGATGCTTGGATGGAtcaggaatttttaaaagacttaCCTGCTTACAAAACCCCAGCACAGTCCCTTTGCACTAGCAGTCATACTGTACAGGCAACAAAGTGGAAGTTAAGAGGTTAAAAGTGACTTTTTGGAGGTCACAAAGAAAATCTGAGCAACAGCCAAGCCATTCTTGCTGTGAAATCCCATATTTGAGCCACAGCCCCATCATTATTTCCATTTCTCAATGTATCCAGTCAGGACAGGGAAGCATAAATCATAACTCTTCCATTTTACTGACTAAGCAATAAAAGGCCCGTTACTGGAAAAGTATTTTTTGGTTTTTCAACTATATATTAATGaatgtaaaaatgtatgtatataagATGCTACAGGCATATATATTCTGAGCACATGCCTGTTATTTACTACTACGGGATTTAAGTAAATGtgctgaaaagggaaaatatattctGCATATTTGACTGCTCTAAAGCCAGGGATTATTTTATTGGGCTGTCAACCCAGAGCCCTGGGAGCACCACACAGCCCAGTTAtcttcaaaaccaaaacaccgTTCCCTACCCAACCACAGGATAAAGCAAGTCCCAGCAACAGCAgtagtgctgggttttttttcttatacccACTCAGCACTATTTTGGACACGGGGCTATTAAACATGATGGAAGGGGGAGTCTGTGTGCCAGATTACATCACACTTCAGCTACTCCGGTGAGGTCAATGTCAGCTGCCTTGGCAGTTTTACTGCCTTTATTATGAACCAAACTGAACTCGAACTAATTTACACAGGCAGATCTGACAGCAATTACTCGTGGCGACCAGACCCCGTGCAGGGTCTCACAGCCTAGCAGGGAAAGTTTGATCATCACTAGCCCCCGCATTCACTATCAGTATCTGAATAAGGGTTTTAACATTGGCTTCATTAATAGATATTGTATAGTTTTAGCAAAACCTAGGAACTCAACCATGGCACAAGATCCTAATCATGCTAGATATTATATGGAGTGGCAAACCTGTGCCTGACTCTAAGGACAGAGAGGAGGAAGTATCGGGATACAAAGCTGCAGGAGAGGCAGCAATGCTAATAGCTTTTTTTAAAGCTCCTTGTGAGCCTCAGGCTGTCACGAGGGCCAGGGTGACAGACTGAGTGgggctgaaaaggaaaaaaacctagaagTGGTTACAGgcagaaagatacaaaaaagcATATGCTTTTCACCTCTGCAGCTAAAATTGATCACAGATAAAGATCAGGTTCACTTAGTCTACTATTACCCTGTGGTTACTTAACTGTTATGTATCTCATCTCTCCAGGGACTGGGAAGCAAATTAAGCAATCCTCAGCAGGCTGGCTAACAAGCCACATTTATATTAAAGGTTCCTTCTGAGTTTCAAGATAAAAAGGTTCATCTTCTGTCATTTAAGTTATGCTACTTGTGTTATTTCTCTCATGCAATATTTGTATTATCTAATTTTAAATCAACTTGCACTATTCCACaattaatattttcagcagtgatttttttttctaatatttcatttttctgaactaGCTCCTTGGCCTTTTTTTCTTCGTTCCCACCCTACATCTAGTAGTCAACGTGAAAGCAGGCCACTTGACATTGTTGTCTATTTTATTACCCTCAAGAACCTAGGCAGCCACTTCTTTTATAAAAGAATATATTATTTGAAGAATCAAACTCAAGTACGTAGTCAGAACCAAGAACAATTACTGAAGGACAAGAAGTGGAAGGAAACAAGTAAATCATCCCTTGTGCTGAAATATTACAGAGCATCCCTTcatctaaaaataacaaagcctCAGCAGCTCAGATCCACCGTAAGGAGTCAACCAGAATTCAACGCCTACCGCTCCCTGTTCAGGGCAATACGGTAGAGCTGGGCATTCAGTACACTCCCCATTCTCACCTAGGAGGTACTCAAAAGTCACATTAAGTCTGTCAGTGACCAGAAGTCCCTGAGGAGCTGCAGACAACAGCCACTCAAGCAGCCGAGTGCTGGGAAGCCTGCCCAGCCGAGatggctctgctcttccccacCAAGGCAGCAAAGGACTTGCTGAGTGTGACATGAAGCTTTTACAGAACAGCCCAAATGCCTGCAAATAGAAGCAGCATTTTGGGcaagaatggcagaaaaaaaaaaaaatctgtgaaaattaTAGGGAAGGCTTTCTGAACATGTTGTATCTTACTCTGTAATCATCTCAACAGATGAACCTCTTTCACTGGCAGTGACAGGAGAGTAAAGAGATCTGCAGATACTTTCTGCACCTCATCTGGAGAACAAgcttaaagaaaaccaaaatatcaaCTATGAACTTACTCTAAATACTCTAGCTTATTGAGATCCCATTCTCATTTGAAGTagtacccaaaaaaaaaaaaaagaaatcacacatCCGTAATTCTCCACCAAAATAATCACACTACAAACACTCACTGTCACACAGCAGAGCTCAAATGACAAATGATTTTGAAAGAGATGTCTTGAGGTGTTGAGATAAGGCAGGAGGGAGTAGAAAAGCATCCAGCTGAGGTCTCAGGGTCACAGGGCAGACTCTGGAGGTGTCCAAATGGAAGCTGCATCAAAGTGGTAGCTGAACTGGAGCTAGTTGGCATCCCGGTCCTTCAGAGCAGAGATGTAGCACTTGACCGTCTGTACCAGCCTATGTACAAAAAGCACTTGTCACTCCAGGGTCCTTCCAGACAGTGGTTTATTTCATACCATTTTATTTCAAGTCCTCCCAGCAGAACTCGCCTGGCCTCAGGGGAGCTGTGCAGCTGTGACAGAGCTATGCAGCTGTATCCTCAGTGGTCCTGCCCCAGTCCACACCAGGCACGAGAGATGTGTGATAGGATATCCCATATTTCCTGGCATGTCACAGTTTAACACATTGCAGGACTTTATTCTCCAAGTCTTCTCTTCTGCAGCCAAATCAGAGATGTTTATCTTAATCAGGGCAGgtttaaacttaaaaagaaaaaaaaaaaacacacacccttaaatattacatatttcagatttatttatgaAGTACATACAAATTTGAAGATTTAGGCAAAATATTgttcaaagttttaaaaataatagaaaactgaAATAGTAAAAAACAGCTAAACTGGTCAGCCCAGCTTTATAAAGACAAGGAGTCTTCTAGAGCCTGCAGCAGAGCGCTCCCCAGTTCTGCTACTCGCTTCATGAAGAATTGCCGCCTTTTGCTTTGAAAGCAGCTCTCACGAGCTTGATGCTTCTTGTTTCTTATGGGAAAGGACAGCAAACAATCTCCATTCACCTCTTCTATGCCACTCGGTATTTTATAGCCCTCCATATAGACCTCCAAAAGCTTGGTGGCAGTAACCACATATTGCGTATTCTATAGATGGGTTGAGCTATTAGCTGGCCACAAGTCACTCGCAAGCAAATACATCAAAACTCTGCAAGTGCCAAAAGTATACCCTTGTCAAAAAGGTTCTTTTCC encodes the following:
- the LPAR3 gene encoding lysophosphatidic acid receptor 3, producing MNECYYDKRMDFFYNKTNTDTVDEWTGPKLIVVLCFGTFFCLFIFISNSLVIAAVVKNKRFHFPFYYLLANLAAADFFAGIAYVFLMFNTGPVSKTLTVNRWFLRQGLLDTSLTASLVNLLVIAVERHMSIMRMKIHSNLTKKRVTFLIISIWAIAIFMGAVPTLGWNCLCDITACSSLAPIYSRSYLVFWSVLNLVVFFIMVVVYIRIYMYVQRKTNVLSSHTSGSISRRRTPVKLMKTVMTLLGAFVVCWTPGLVVLLLDGLNCTYCGIQNVKRWFLLLALLNSVMNPIIYSYKDDEMWGTMKRMICCSSEDKSQDRRSSRIPSTVLCRSTDTSGHYIEDGIIEGTICGKGDLGDKGNS